From a single Halovulum dunhuangense genomic region:
- the xseA gene encoding exodeoxyribonuclease VII large subunit — MSDLFDDAAEGANAPEFTVSELSGAVKRTIEGAFGHVRVRGEVGRVSRPSSGHLYLDLKDDRSVLASVIWKGTAQRLRTLPEEGMEVIATGRLTTFPGQSRYQLVIEDIAPAGMGALMAMLEKRRQKLAAEGLFDAERKRPLPYLPEVIGVVTSPSGAVIRDILHRLRDRFPRKVLIWPVTVQGERCAPEVAAAIRGFNALTPGGAIPRPDLLIVARGGGSIEDLWGFNEEIVVRAAAESAIPLISAVGHETDTTLIDFAADRRAPTPTAAAEMAVPVRADLVAQLAGLDERRVRAQAQRLQRSVQRLRDLGRALPRPDALLGERRQRLDAAGLRLPLALDTFAQKKRVALTGRTGRLGPQLLTGRIELRQNRVEALAARLPRALERRGERARAELARLRLDVRPIARAAREGATALGRATRALDTAMERLARERQQRLAGAERMLQSLGYMETLRRGFAVVRDAGSGALVGRAEAARGLPALEIEFADGRVAVSPGGRPAPRGPAKPEGGQGSLF; from the coding sequence ATGTCCGATCTGTTCGACGATGCCGCGGAGGGCGCGAACGCGCCCGAATTCACCGTCTCGGAACTGTCGGGCGCGGTGAAACGCACCATCGAGGGCGCGTTCGGCCATGTCCGGGTGCGCGGCGAGGTGGGGCGCGTCTCGCGCCCCTCGTCGGGGCATCTGTACCTGGACCTGAAGGACGACCGCTCGGTGCTGGCTTCGGTGATCTGGAAGGGCACCGCGCAGCGGCTGCGCACCCTGCCCGAGGAGGGCATGGAGGTGATCGCGACCGGGCGGCTGACCACCTTTCCGGGCCAGAGCCGATACCAGCTGGTGATCGAGGACATCGCCCCCGCAGGCATGGGCGCGCTGATGGCGATGCTCGAGAAGCGGCGCCAGAAGCTGGCCGCCGAGGGGCTGTTCGATGCCGAGCGCAAGCGCCCGCTTCCCTATCTGCCCGAGGTGATCGGGGTCGTGACCTCTCCCTCCGGGGCGGTGATCCGAGATATCCTGCACCGCCTGCGCGACCGCTTTCCGCGCAAGGTGCTGATCTGGCCCGTCACCGTGCAGGGCGAGCGTTGCGCCCCCGAGGTGGCGGCGGCGATCCGGGGCTTCAACGCGCTGACGCCGGGGGGGGCGATCCCGCGGCCCGACCTGCTGATCGTCGCCCGCGGCGGCGGCTCGATCGAGGATCTGTGGGGCTTCAACGAGGAAATCGTCGTGCGCGCGGCCGCCGAAAGCGCGATCCCGCTGATTTCGGCGGTGGGGCACGAGACCGACACCACGCTGATCGACTTCGCCGCCGACAGGCGCGCGCCCACGCCCACGGCGGCGGCCGAGATGGCGGTGCCGGTGCGCGCCGACCTGGTGGCGCAACTCGCCGGGCTCGACGAACGCCGGGTGCGGGCGCAGGCGCAGCGGCTGCAACGCTCGGTCCAGCGGCTGCGCGATCTGGGCCGGGCGCTGCCGCGCCCCGATGCGCTGCTGGGCGAGCGGCGGCAGCGGCTGGATGCCGCCGGGCTGCGGCTGCCGCTGGCGCTCGACACCTTTGCGCAGAAGAAGCGGGTGGCGCTGACGGGCCGCACCGGGCGGCTGGGGCCGCAACTGCTGACGGGGCGGATCGAGCTGCGCCAGAACAGGGTCGAGGCGCTGGCCGCCCGGCTGCCCCGCGCGCTGGAGCGGCGCGGAGAGCGGGCGCGCGCGGAACTGGCGCGGCTGCGGCTGGATGTGCGGCCCATCGCGCGGGCCGCGCGCGAGGGGGCGACGGCGCTCGGCCGCGCCACCCGCGCGCTCGATACGGCGATGGAGCGGCTTGCGCGCGAGCGGCAACAGCGGCTTGCCGGCGCTGAGCGGATGCTGCAATCGCTGGGCTACATGGAAACCCTGCGCCGCGGCTTTGCCGTGGTCCGCGATGCGGGCAGCGGCGCGCTGGTCGGCCGGGCCGAGGCGGCGCGCGGCCTGCCCGCGCTGGAGATCGAGTTCGCCGATGGCCGCGTCGCGGTCAGCCCCGGCGGCAGGCCCGCGCCAAGGGGCCCGGCCAAGCCCGAGGGCGGGCAGGGCAGCCTGTTCTGA
- a CDS encoding NAD(P)H-dependent oxidoreductase subunit E — protein MAPLDERKGVWKQGRGKGRPHPKGRVLDEDALAELRQLLGDRPRRRDLLIEHLHLIQDAHGHLSAAHLRALAEEMELSQAEVWEVASFYAHFDLVKEGEAPPPRLTIRVCESLSCELAGASALRQALEEGMDPADVRVLRAPCIGMCAEAPALHLGHRAIGHASVEKVAAALEAGDTGPAVPDYEDLAAYRAAGGYETLLGLRADGDPVAVEAEVLSSGLRGLGGAGFPAGRKWGFVRKAEGPRYLAVNGDEGEPGTFKDRLCLEARPHLVLEGMLIAAWAVDAARCYFYMRDEYQGVLEILRREIAALEAAGIVEPGFIDLRRGAGAYICGEESAMIESIEGKRGLPRHRPPYVAQAGIFGRPTLVHNVETLHWVARICREGPGILSSVEKNGRSGLRSYSVSGRVARPGVYTLPAGSTIRDVIEAAGGMAEGHVLAAYQPGGPSSGLLPATLDDVPLDFDTLQPLGSFIGSAAVVVLSDRDDVRAAALNMLRFFEEESCGQCTPCRLGCTKAVQLMQAGRWDAGLLEELCTVMEVASICGLGQAAPNPIRSVLRHFPGEV, from the coding sequence ATGGCACCGCTGGACGAACGCAAGGGGGTCTGGAAACAGGGGCGCGGCAAGGGGCGTCCGCATCCGAAGGGGCGCGTGCTGGACGAGGACGCGCTGGCCGAGCTGCGCCAGCTGCTGGGCGACCGGCCGCGGCGGCGCGACCTGCTGATCGAGCATCTGCACCTGATCCAGGACGCCCATGGCCACCTGTCGGCGGCGCATCTGCGCGCGCTGGCCGAAGAGATGGAACTCTCGCAGGCCGAGGTCTGGGAGGTCGCCAGCTTCTACGCCCATTTCGACCTGGTGAAGGAAGGAGAGGCGCCGCCGCCCCGGCTGACGATCCGGGTCTGCGAGTCCCTGTCCTGCGAACTGGCGGGGGCATCGGCGCTGCGGCAGGCGCTGGAGGAGGGGATGGATCCGGCCGATGTGCGCGTGCTGCGCGCGCCCTGCATCGGCATGTGCGCCGAGGCGCCGGCGCTGCATCTGGGCCACCGGGCGATCGGCCATGCGAGCGTGGAAAAGGTGGCGGCCGCGCTGGAGGCGGGCGATACCGGCCCGGCGGTGCCCGATTACGAGGACCTGGCCGCCTATCGCGCGGCGGGCGGCTACGAGACGCTTCTCGGCCTGCGCGCCGATGGCGACCCCGTGGCGGTCGAGGCGGAGGTGCTGTCCTCGGGGCTGCGGGGGCTGGGCGGCGCGGGCTTTCCCGCGGGGCGGAAATGGGGCTTCGTGCGAAAGGCCGAAGGGCCGCGCTACCTGGCGGTGAACGGCGACGAGGGCGAGCCCGGCACCTTCAAGGACCGGCTCTGCCTGGAAGCCCGGCCGCACCTGGTGCTTGAGGGCATGCTGATCGCCGCCTGGGCGGTGGATGCGGCGCGGTGCTATTTCTACATGCGCGACGAGTACCAGGGCGTGCTGGAGATCCTGCGCCGCGAGATCGCCGCGCTTGAGGCCGCGGGCATCGTGGAGCCGGGTTTCATCGATCTGCGGCGCGGCGCGGGCGCCTATATCTGCGGCGAGGAATCCGCGATGATCGAATCGATCGAGGGCAAGCGCGGCCTGCCGCGCCACAGGCCGCCTTACGTCGCGCAGGCGGGCATCTTCGGGCGGCCGACGCTGGTGCACAATGTCGAGACGCTGCACTGGGTCGCGCGGATCTGCCGCGAGGGGCCCGGGATCCTGTCCTCGGTCGAGAAGAACGGACGCAGCGGGCTGCGCAGCTATTCGGTCTCGGGGCGGGTGGCGCGGCCGGGCGTCTACACGCTGCCCGCCGGTTCGACCATCCGCGACGTGATCGAGGCGGCAGGCGGCATGGCCGAGGGGCATGTCCTGGCCGCCTACCAGCCCGGCGGGCCATCCTCGGGGCTGTTGCCCGCGACCCTCGACGATGTGCCGCTAGATTTCGACACGCTCCAGCCGCTGGGCAGCTTCATAGGGTCGGCCGCCGTGGTGGTGCTGTCCGACCGCGACGATGTGCGGGCCGCGGCGCTGAACATGCTGCGCTTCTTCGAGGAGGAGAGCTGCGGGCAGTGCACCCCCTGCCGGCTGGGCTGCACCAAGGCGGTGCAGCTGATGCAGGCCGGGCGCTGGGACGCGGGCCTGCTGGAGGAGCTGTGCACGGTGATGGAGGTCGCGTCGATCTGCGGGCTGGGACAGGCGGCGCCGAACCCGATCCGTTCGGTGTTGCGGCACTTCCCCGGCGAGGTCTGA
- the purD gene encoding phosphoribosylamine--glycine ligase — protein MNILLLGGGGREHALAWAIAQNPKCERLFAAPGNAGIAEVATCVALDVEDGAAVAAFAQENDIGFVVIGPEAPLAAGVADTLRAAGILTFGPSQAAARLEASKAFTKEICDACGAPTAAWARFSDADKAEAYIREKGAPIVIKADGLAAGKGVVVAEDLVTAINATREILGGLHGSAGAEVVIEEFMRGEEASFFVLTDGENVLPIGTAQDHKRARDGDQGPNTGGMGAYSPAPILTPEVQEKALGQIIRPTLAEMARRGTPFQGVLYAGLMIENGQPRLVEYNVRFGDPECQVLMMRLGAQALDALLACARGDLASTRMNWAEDHAITVVLAARGYPGGYEKGTEIRGLDSLGSDPLLRVFHAGTKLKDGRIVANGGRVLNVTARGATLREARDRAYAAIPRIDWSDAMYRTDIGWRALKD, from the coding sequence ATGAACATTCTTCTCCTGGGCGGCGGCGGGCGCGAGCACGCGCTGGCATGGGCGATCGCGCAGAACCCCAAATGCGAGCGGCTCTTCGCAGCGCCGGGCAATGCCGGCATCGCGGAAGTGGCCACCTGCGTGGCGCTCGACGTGGAAGACGGCGCGGCCGTCGCCGCCTTCGCGCAGGAAAACGACATCGGCTTCGTGGTGATCGGCCCCGAGGCGCCGCTGGCGGCGGGCGTCGCCGACACCCTGCGCGCGGCGGGCATCCTGACCTTCGGCCCCTCGCAGGCGGCGGCCCGGCTCGAGGCGTCCAAGGCCTTCACCAAGGAGATCTGCGACGCCTGCGGCGCCCCCACCGCGGCCTGGGCCCGCTTCAGCGATGCCGACAAGGCCGAGGCGTATATCCGCGAAAAGGGCGCGCCCATCGTGATCAAGGCCGACGGGCTGGCCGCCGGAAAGGGCGTGGTGGTGGCCGAGGACCTGGTCACCGCGATCAATGCCACCCGCGAGATCCTGGGCGGGCTGCACGGCAGCGCCGGCGCCGAGGTGGTGATCGAGGAATTCATGCGCGGCGAGGAGGCGTCCTTCTTCGTGCTGACCGATGGCGAGAACGTGCTGCCGATCGGCACCGCACAGGACCACAAGCGCGCCCGTGACGGCGACCAGGGGCCGAACACCGGCGGCATGGGCGCCTATTCGCCCGCCCCGATCCTGACCCCGGAGGTGCAGGAAAAGGCGCTCGGGCAGATCATCCGCCCCACCCTGGCCGAGATGGCCCGCCGCGGCACCCCGTTCCAGGGCGTGCTTTACGCCGGGCTGATGATCGAGAACGGCCAGCCCCGGCTGGTGGAATACAATGTCCGCTTCGGCGATCCGGAATGCCAGGTGCTGATGATGCGGCTGGGGGCGCAGGCGCTCGACGCGTTGCTGGCCTGTGCCCGCGGCGATCTGGCCTCCACCCGGATGAACTGGGCCGAGGATCACGCGATCACCGTGGTGCTTGCCGCGCGCGGCTATCCCGGCGGCTACGAGAAGGGGACAGAGATCCGCGGGCTCGACAGTCTCGGGTCGGACCCGCTGCTGCGGGTGTTCCACGCCGGAACGAAGCTGAAGGACGGGCGCATCGTGGCCAATGGCGGGCGGGTTCTGAACGTCACCGCCCGGGGCGCCACCCTGCGCGAGGCGCGCGACCGC